In a genomic window of Chrysemys picta bellii isolate R12L10 chromosome 1, ASM1138683v2, whole genome shotgun sequence:
- the ATF7IP gene encoding activating transcription factor 7-interacting protein 1 isoform X10, with protein sequence MLDQQSCIRKRWKRRKKKARNRITREKRKSTKKKKSIQKEVVQRLLEEKLSALQCAVFDKTLADLKTRVEKIECSKRHKTVLTELQAKIARLTKRFGAAKEDLKKKQENPPNPPLSPGKAVSDTGSISNLTYRNASTVRQMLESKRNIGENTSAPFQPPMNAVSAPSLAAPQTVVSGQPKPQTPVTSSSMTTSVLPTANTATVVGTTQMPSSNSQPMSVSLQSLPVILHVPVAVSSQPQLLQGHTGTLVTNQQSGNVEFISVQSPSTVGSLAKTPVSLASTNPAKPNNSPSVPSPGIQRNSPASAGSIGTTLAVQAVSTAHPVAQATRTTLTTVATSGLYNPTSNRGPIQMKIPLSAFSSPAPTEPSTITAPRVESQTNRPPTDASTNKRPIESTAQLSEQKVVRSVPYTCGIFDGTTLINCFENQLKQEETSSDSKEPVEATQTNFNFPEDVLFGLEEEEEDAKSIKNTHKQTGWAANLLKQWLAKNGKDPSFELVPVTELNDILREFYYTIRNHDGNTYSVASYKSMRAGLNRHLKMLPYNRQICLMKDKEFASANMVFVSVLKMLRMQGKDETHHHPPIASEDLRKIKLSGVLGLHSPLALVNKVWFDLQLHFSKRGREILRDLAPDAFVVEKDKNGRRYAMFRYPGKGRAAEDPHKMGKMYDMPGDPNCPVFSLELYLSKLPPEPPAFYLHPLKLTTEQMREQPVWYKREPMGVNYLGTMMPRISVAARLSQRYTNHSLRTTTIQLLCEAGLGPREIMAVTGHRSESAVRHYWGTAEIRYRAWSDIMESNTPNYLYNTIPNEVVKEPVSDASTSSIKHVILEQSKMPLLPKKSIAPASNYVTPSTNVTLIPGGHMALSSKSHVMLKHSSSKVLLPKDITSVTTSALQGCYSEPVFINRVIKQEPMT encoded by the exons GTCGTCCAGAGGTTGTTAGAGGAGAAACTCAGTGCCCTGCAGTGTGCTGTATTTGACAAGACTTTGGCAGATCTGAAAACACGAGTAGAGAAGATAGAATGTAGCAAGAGGCATAAAACTGTGCTTACTGAACTACAG GCTAAAATTGCTAGATTGACAAAACGTTTTGGAGCAGCCAAGGAGGACctgaagaaaaaacaggaa AATCCACCAAACCCACCTCTGTCTCCAGGGAAAGCAGTGAGTGATACAGGCAGCATCAGCAACCTAACCTATCG AAACGCCAGCACAGTGAGACAGATGCTGGAGTCCAAGAGAAACATAGGAGAGAACACATCAGCACCTTTTCAACCCCCCATGAATGCAG TGTCTGCTCCCAGTCTTGCTGCTCCTCAGACAGTGGTCAGCGGACAGCCCAAACCTCAGACTCCTGTGACCTCCAGCTCCATGACAACATCAGTTCTCCCTACAGCCAACACAGCTACAGTAGTCGGCACCACACAGATGCCCAGTAGCAACAGTCAGCCCATGTCTGTCTCACTGCAGTCTTTGCCAGTAATTTTACATGTTCCGGTTGCAGTatcctcccagcctcagctcctgcAAGGCCACACAGGGACTTTGGTCACCAACCAGCAGTCAGGCAATGTTGAATTTATATCTGTACAAAGCCCTTCTACTGTTGGTAGCCTTGCCAAAACTCCAGTGTCTCTGGCGTCTACTAACCCAGCTAAACCAAATAACAGCCCTTCTGTGCCTAGCCCTGGTATTCAGAGAAACTCTCCGGCCAGTGCTGGGTCAATAGGGACAACACTGGCAGTACAGGCTGTTTCTACAGCACATCCTGTTGCCCAAGCCACAAGGACTACTTTGACCACAGTGGCTACTTCAGGACTGTATAATCCTACCAGCAATCGAGGCCCCATACAGATGAAGATCCCACTCTCTGCATTCAGtagtccagctcccactgaaccgAGCACCATCACAGCACCTCGAGTTG AGAGCCAGACAAACAGACCACCAACTGATGCTTCAACAAATAAGAGACCAATTGAGAGCACAGCACAG CTCTCAGAACAAAAAGTAGTTCGCAGTGTGCCGTATACCTGTGGCATATTTGATGGTACAACTTTGATCAATTGTTTCGAAAACCAGTTGAAACAGGAAGAGACTTCATCAGACAGTAAAGAACCAGTAGAAGCAACACAGACGAATTTTAACTTCCCTGAGGATGTCCTGTTTggcttggaggaggaggaagaggatgctaaGAGCAtcaaaaacacccacaagcagacTGGCTGGGCTGCTAATCTACTAAAGCAGTGGCTGGCTAAAAATGGCAAGGATCCTAGCTTTGAATTGGTGCCTGTAACTGAACTCAATGATATTTTAAGAGAGTTTTATTACACAATAAGGAACCATGATGGAAATACCTACAGTGTGGCAAGTTATAAGTCCATGCGTGCTGGCTTGAACCGGCATCTCAAAATGCTACCCTATAATCGTCAGATTTGCCTAATGAAGGACAAAGAGTTTGCCAGTGCTAATATGGTGTTTGTGAGTGTGTTGAAGATGCTGCGCATGCAGGGGAAGGATGAAACTCACCACCACCCTCCCATAGCATCTGAGGATTTACGTAAGATTAAGCTGTCTGGTGTGCTGGGGTTACATAGTCCTCTGGCACTGGTCAACAAGGTGTGGTTTGATTTGCAATTACATTTTTCCAAACGAGGGAGGGAAATCTTAAGAGACTTGGCTCCAGATGCCTTTGTTGTTGAGAAGGACAAGAATGGGCGACGGTATGCTATGTTTAGATATCCTGGCAAAGGGAGAGCTGCAGAAGACCCCCATAAAATGGGTAAAATGTACGATATGCCAGGAGACCCAAACTGTCCTGTTTTTTCCTTGGAGCTTTATTTGTCTAAGTTGccacctgaaccccctgccttTTACTTGCATCCGTTAAAACTAACGACAGAGCAGATGCGAGAGCAGCCTGTCTGGTACAAACGGGAACCTATGGGAGTGAACTACTTGGGTACAATGATGCCCAGGATAAGTGTGGCAGCCAGGCTGTCCCAACGATATACCAATCACTCTCTCAGAACTACTACCATCCAGTTACTATGTgaagcaggattggggcccagagAGATCATGGCAGTGACAGGCCATCGCTCTGAATCTGCTGTTAGACATTACTGGGGAACTGCAGAAATTCGCTACAGGGCCTGGTCGGATATAATGGAGAGTAACACTCCCAATTATCTCTATAACACTATTCCAAATGAAGTGGTAAAAGAACCAGTATCTGATGCTTCCACTTCTTCCATAAAACATGTCATTTTAGAACAAAGTAAAATGCCTTTACTTCCTAAGAAATCTATTGCACCTGCCAGCAACTATGTGACACCCAGCACTAATGTGACTTTAATCCCTGGGGGACACATGGCTCTGAGTTCTAAAAGTCACGTGATGTTGAAACACAGCTCTTCCAAGGTGCTTCTTCCCAAGGACATAACCAGTGTGACTACCAGTGCTCTTCAAGGATGCTATAGTGAACCTGTGTTTATAAACCGTGTGATAAAACAAGAACCAATGACTTGA